GTTCGCTTCCATCTTCTTCCAGATGGCCTGCGAGGCGGCGTAGTGGTCCTCGTCCGTGGTGCGGATGAAGCGGTCATAGCTGATGCCCAGGGCGGAATGGGCGGCCATGTAGACCTCCGCGTTCCGGTCCACCAGTTCCTTGGGGGTGATGCCTTCCTTTTCCGCGGTCTGGGCAATCTTCATCCCGTGCTCATCCGTGCCGGTCAGGAACATCACGTCATAGCCGTCCAGCCGCTTGAAGCGCGCCATGGCGTCGGTGGCAATGTACTCGTAGGCGTGGCCGATGTGGGGTACGCCGTTGGGGTAGGTGATGGCCGTGGTGATGTAGAACGGCGTTTTCTCTGAAGCAGTCACGGGAGGACGTTACCTTCGGTGCGGAGGGACAGGCTAGATCAGTTCAGTCAGGCTATCGCTGAGCCGGACGAGTTCGTGGTCGTGCGAGGCAACCAGCACTGCGATGCCATCGGACGTGGTGTCCTTCAGGATGCTGATGATGCGGTTGGCGGAAGCGCGGTCCAGGCTCGCCGTGGGTTCGTCCACCACCAGGACCCTGGTGCCCAGGATCAGTGCCCGGGCAATCGCGACGCGCTGGCGTTCGCCGCCCGACAGCTGGGCGGGGCGGTGCCGCATGCGGCGGCCCAGGCCCACCAGGTCCAGCAGGTCCTTGGCCATGTCCCGGCGCTGGTCCACTTCGCCGTCGGGAACCGCCGGCAACAGCACGTTCTCCAGGGCGCTCATACCGTCGATCAGCGCACCGCCCTGGTCCACGTACCCGATGAGTGCGCGACGGCGGTCGGCGATTTCGTCGTCGCCCATGCTTTCCAGGGAGTCGCCTTCCCAGAAGACACGGCCCGACGTCGGCAGGGTCAGTCCGGCGCTGACTGTCAGGATGCTGGTCTTGCCCGAGCCGCTTCGGCCGGCGACGCAGTGCATCTCGCCCGCGTGCAGTGTCAGGTCGAAGCCTTCCACCACGCTGACGGCTTCCGCCCCGCTTTTGCCGCCCCCGTAACGGATGGTGATGTCGCTCAGTTCCAGCGGGGTCTCGTGGTCGGCGGCCTTGACGATGGTGTTGGCGCGCGTCTGCAGGGGGACGTCGCCGGAGCCGGACCGGCGGCTCCGCTGGACATTCGTCGGGTTTGTCATTGGACTACTTTCGTTGCAATCGGTATCCAGCAAAGTACAGCCACGAGCCCGGCCACGCCTGCCCACAGGGCGGCGTAGGGGGCCAGCAGCAGGCCGATGCCCAGGGCGCCCAGCACGCCCAGCGGCAGGGCTACGGTTCCCACCAGCGCATTCTCGAACAACCGGACCTGGCGGAGCATGTCCGGGTTCCAGCCCATCGCTTCGAGGATGCCAAGGTACTGGCGTTTGGCATTGAGTTCAAACCGCCCGGTGACCAGGGTGAGCACCAGTCCCACCACCACGCCGGAGAGCGCCAGGAGGATGCTCGGCAGGGCGACGCTGGCGGCGGCGAGGCCGCTCAGTGCGCTGGCGCCGGCCGCCCGCGGGATGTCGATCAGCAGCGCGATAAGCCCGCCCACGGCTGCGCCGAAGACGCCAACAGCAACAGCAAGGGACAGCGTGTTGAACTTGTTGGTGCCAAGCTGCCGGTTCGCGAAGGTCAGCGGCGAGTCCACCGGAATGAGCCTTTCGTCGTGCTGCGGCTCCTGGTCGATGACATCGCGGTGGCGCAACTGCTGCGCGGCGAAGAAGGCCGCAGCGGCGTACAGCACCAGGACGGAAACGGACACCAGGGCGGTGGCGAGGCTCCAGCTGACGAGGCTCAGGACGAGGCCGGCCACGGCAAGCAGGACCGCGCCCACCCCGAATTCCTCCAGGACCCAGCTGCGGATCCGGCGTTGGGTCCACCCCATCGCGCGGAGGGTTCCGGCTTCGGACCGGCGTTTCCGGATGTAGCTCACGGTGGAGGCGCCGGTCAGGAGCGCGGCCCCGCACAGCGTGAGGAAGAGCAGCGTGATGTTGGTGCCGGAGAGGGACCCGGTCACCGCATCGGCCGCATTCTGCCGGACCCAGGACTGCCGGACCGTCCCCAGGGCCGACTCCTTGCCGGCGTCGTCCTTAGAGTAGCCGGGAACGAAGATGCTGGCGTCTTCACGGGCGGAGCCGGCCACGATGGTGGCTTCCAGGCCCATGTCCCGGATCTCGGCGGCCAGCTTTTCAACCTCCGGCTGGGCCTCCTTCCAGCTTCCGGGTGCGTCGGCGCGGACACGGACGGCATCGATCACCGCCGCGTTTTGCGTGTAGCCCCGGGCGGCCGCGAGGCCGTAGTAATCGGTGATGGCGCCGGCAGACTGGCTGGCAAGCCCGGTGGCGCTCAGGGAAGGCTTGAGCTCTGCGGCCGGAACGTCCTTGCCCTCGGCGTCCTTGACCAGGCTGAACGGGGTGGGGTCGTAGCCGCCCAGCGGAAGCCTGTTGACGTCACCGGCCGCCTTCGCCACCGCGGAGGGGTCGAAGGTTCCGTACACCATGGCCAGCGGAGCGGAGACCTTCTTCTCACCGGTCGCCAGGTTTTCACGGTAGGACCGCTCGTCCACGGGTTCGCGCTGGGTCTGGTCCACCGGAGTGCCGTTGGCGCTCTTTTCGGGCAGCCGGTTTACGGTGACCCATTCGCCGGGGACGGCAGCCTTGTCCACTGCCCCGTTGGCCGCCGTTTTGCCGTCGGTGTACTGCGGGGCCGCAGCAAAGTCCGTGCTCCACTGCGCGGGTGTGTAGAGCCCCTGGTTGAAGTTGCCCGTCGCGCCGAGGAGGGACGTGTGGTCCGTGGACCCGGGCCAGGAGAGGACGAACGGGTCCTTCGAGACGAACGGCAGGTAGTCCTGGCCCAAGGACCTGGAAACTGTTCCGACGTCCTTGACCACCTTGCCGGCGTCGTCAATTTCCTCGATCTTGACGTTGTACTTCAGGTCCAGGGATGTCCCGGAACGTACCACCAGGGGTATGGCCTGGGAGTCCGCGGTGAGCTGGCCGGTGCGCTTGGCCTGCTGGTACTGGGTCATCAGCGGTGCCCAGTACTTGAGCTTTACACCCAGGAAGTCAGGTCCTTCCGCCAACTGGTCCAGCCCGATGCCGTTGGTGAAAAGGCCTTCCAGGTACCGTCCAACGGCGCCGGCGTTGCGGGCGTCGGCAGGCGGAGCCTTTTCCAGCGGGGCAAGGAAGTCCCCGGAAGATCCCAGCAAGGCACGTTCTGCGGCAGGATCGACGGCCACCACTGACTCCGTCACTTCCGGAGCGAGGGGCAGCGACACGGACACGTTGAAGAGGTTGTGCTCGGAACCGCCGGCCGGCGCCGGGAACTTGATGCCCGTTTCGCCTTCCGGGGCGGCGATGCGGATGCTGCTTCCCCCGGCGGCCTGCTGCTCGACGAGCCTGGCTTTGCCCAGGGTGCCTTCGGCAGTGGACTTGAACAGCGCCTGCTCGGAAACACCGTCGGAACTCACGGCGCTGGCCGTGAGGCGGTACTTCTTCGCTTGATCGCTCAACACGGATTCAGCCGCGGGCCACTGGGCCGGAGCGGTGGCCCCTGCAGCCTGGTCCGCCGTCGCGGTCCCTGCCAGCCCGGCGTTGTAGCCCAGGTAATCCATGGCGTCCAGCCGAGGGGCCTCAAGGTTCTGCGTCACGCGGGACACCAGGCTGATGGGCGCTGCCACGGACGTGCCGGACAGCTTCCTGATGGCGTCCAACTGCTCGAAGCTGATGCCTCCGGTGCCGTTGGCGATCTCGGGCTGCAGCATCGCACCCGAGGGCGCCTTGGCCTGGACCAGGACATCGTAAAGGCCCCGTGAATTTTCATTCACGGTCCGGCTGAGGGCCGCCTGCGACTGACTTTGGACGACGACCGACAAGCACATGGCTGCGATCAGGATGGCCGCGGTCAACAGCAGCACCCTGCTTCTGATGAACCTCTGGACGGCGTTCATTGAACTCCCTGAAACCTGGATTGCGTGCGCACATTCGTAGCCCGCGCGCGGCGGACGTGGACGATTACGGACGGATGTGCAAAAGGTATTGGCCGGCCTGCCGGCATGGTCCCGAACCAGGACCCAGCCATTGTAAGCAGACCGGCCAATTATACGTGGCCCCGCCCGGACGCGCCGAGCGGAGGCCGACGCTAGGGCGTTTCCCCCTGGGTTAGTCCTCCAGGTCCACTTCCCGGACCATCTCGGCGCCGATGCCGGCCTTGATGGCGTCCAGGACCTGCTGGGGCACGGAGCTGTCGATGGTCAGCAGCGCGAGGACCTGGCCGCCCTGGTCGTGGCGTGCCACCTGCATGCCGGCGATGTTGATGTTGTTCATGCCCAGGATGTGCCCGATGGTGCCGATCACGCCGGGACGGTCGGTGTACGCGACCACAACGAGGTGCTCGCTGATGGGGATTTCAACTTCGAAACCGTTAATGCCCACCAGCTTCTCGACCTGCTTGGGTCCGGTCAGGGTGCCGGCCACGGAGATCTGGCTGCCGTCGCTGAGTGCTCCGCGCAGGGTCAGGACGTTGCGGTAGGACTCCGTCTCCGGGGTGGTGATCAGGCGGACGTTGATGCCGCGCTGCTCGGCGATGACCGGGGCGTTGACGTAGGAGACCTGTTCGGTCACTACGTCGGCGAAGATGCCCTTCAGTGCCGCCAGCTCCAGGACCTTGACGTCCAGGGAGGAAATCTCGCCGGCCACCTCCACGTCGAACTGTGTCAGGGAGTCGTGGGTGAGGGCGGTGAAGATCCGGCCCAGCTTCTCGATCAGCGGGATGCCCGGGCGGACGTCCGGGGCGATGACGCCGCCGGCGACGTTGACGGCGTCGGGAACCAGCTCACCAGCCAGGGCGAGGCGTACGGACTTGGCCACCGACACTCCCGCCTTTTCCTGGGCTTCGTCGGTGGATGCGCCGAGGTGGGGCGTGACTACCACGTTGTCCAGCTTGAAGAACGGCAGGTCCGTGCTGGGCTCCTTGGAAAAGACGTCCACGCCGGCGCCGGCGATTTCACCGTCCTGAAGGGCAGCGAAGAGGGCTTCCTCATCCACGAGGCCGCCACGGGCAACGTTGACAACGTAGGCGGTGCTCTTCATCTTCTTGAAGGCATCCGCGCCGAGCATGCCCACGGTCTCGGGGGTCTTGGGCATGTGGATGGTGATGAAGTCGGACTGGGCCAGGAGCTCGTCCAGGGTCACCAGCTGCACGCCGAGCTGAGCTGCCCGGGCGGAAGTGATGTAGGGATCGTAGGCAAGGATCTTGGTGTCGAAGCCCTTCAGGCGGGCTGCCACGAGGGCGCCGATGCGGCCGAGGCCGATAATGCCGATCTTCTTTTCGAACAGTTCGATGCCCGTGTACTTGGAGCGCTTCCACTCGCCGTCCTTGAGCGCGGCGCTGGCCTGCGGGATGTGCCGGGCCAGGCTCAGGATGTGTCCCACGGTGAGCTCGGCAGCGGAAACGATGTTGGACGTGGGGGCGTTGACCACCATTACGCCGGCCTGCGTGGCGGCCTTGATGTCCACGTTGTCCAGGCCCACACCAGCGCGGGCGATGACCTTGAGGTTCTTCGCCGCGGCGATGGCTTCTGCGTCCACCTGGGTAGCAGAACGGACCAGGATGGCGTCAACGTCGCCGATGGCAGAGAGCAGCTGGGAGCGGTCAGCGCCGTCGGTCTGGCGGATTTCGAAGTCCGGGCCGAGGGCCTCAATGGTGGCGGGGGAAAGTTCTTCGGCGAGCAGTACTACGGGTTTTGACACGGCTGATCCTCTGCGTTGCAGTCCTGGGGATGGAACAAGTCTAGGCCGACATAAAGGCCGGGCTCACATTGTTAAGTGTGAACCCGGCCTCACTGCTGCCTTTACGGCGGCGCCTGACGCCTGCCTTAGCGGGCGGCGGAACCTTCAACATAGTCCACGTCCTGCTGCTGCCAGGAGAACAGTGAACGGAGCTCGCGGCCGACAGCCTCGATGGGGTGCTGCTCGGCCTTGGCACGCAGTTCCTTGAACTCCACGCCGCCGTTGTCCTGGTCCTCGATGAAGCGCTTGGCGAAGGCGCCGGACTGGATGTCGGCGAGGACAGCCTGCATGTTTTCCTTCACCGCGGGGGTGATGACGCGGGGGCCGGAAACGTAGTCGCCGTACTCAGCGGTGTCGGAAACGCTCCAGCGCTGCTTGGCGATGCCGCCTTCCCACATGAGGTCCACGATGAGCTTGAGCTCGTGGAGTACCTCGAAGTAGGCGATCTGCGGCTGGTAGCCGGCTTCGGTCAGGGTTTCGAAGCCGTACTGGACCAGCTGGGACACGCCGCCGCAGAGGACTGCCTGCTCGCCGAAGAGGTCGGTTTCGGTCTCTTCGGTGAAGGTGGTCTTGATGACGCCGGCGCGGGTGCCGCCGATGGCCTTGGCGTAGGACTTGGCCAGTTCCCAGGCGGAGCCGGAAGCGTCCTGCTCCACCGCGATGATGTCCGGGATGCCGCGGCCGGCCTCGAACTCGCGGCGCACGGTGTGGCCGGGTGCCTTCGGGGCGACCAGGATGACGTCAACGCCCTCCGGTGCCTGGATGTAGCCGAAGCGGATGTTGAAGCCGTGGGCGAAAGCAAGGGCCTTGCCGGGCTTCAGCTTGTCCTTGATGGAGTCGTTGTAGATCGAGCGCTGGTGCTGGTCCGGCGCCAGGATCATGATGACGTCGGCCCACTCGGCGGCGTCGGCGACGTTCTTGACCGTGAAACCGGCGTCCTCGGCCTTGGCGGCGGACGTGGAGCCGTCCTTCAGGGCAATAACAACCTCGACGCCGGAATCGCGCAGGTTCAGCGCGTGGGCGTGACCCTGGGAGCCGTAGCCAACAATGGCAACCTTGCGGCCCTGGATGATCGACAGGTCAGCGTCGTCGTCGTAAAACATTTCAGTCACTTGCGTAACTCCTCTTGAGTGGATTGTAGATAGATGTGTGGTGGTGCGGTTACGGGCGTCGCGCTCTGCCGGGCCGGGCCCGGGCAGATTCCTACGCGGAGCGCAACGCCCTGTCACTCATGGAGCGGGATCCCCGTCCAACGGCCAGGGTGCCGGACTGCACAATTTCGCGGATGCCGAAGGGCTCCAGCACCGAGAGCAGTGCCGTGAGCTTTTCGGGGTGGCCGGTTGCTTCAATGACGACGGAGTCGGTGGAGACGTCGACCACTGAGGCACGGAACAGGTCTGCGGCCTGGGTCACCTGCAGACGAGTTGCGGCATCCGCACGTACTTTGACCAGGATGTGGTCACGCTGTACGGAAGATTCGGAAGTCAGCTCAACGATTTTGATGACGTTGATCAGTTTATTGAGCTGCTTGGTGACCTGCTCGATGAGGTCGCCATCGGCGTCGACCACTACCGTCATCCGGGAGATGCCCGGAACCTCGGTGGGGCCGACAGCCAGGGAGTTGATGTTGAAAGCCCGGCGGGCGAAGAGGCTGGCGACGCGGGTCAGGACGCCCGGCTTGTCTTCAACCAGGACGGAGAGTGTGTGGCGGCTCATGATCAGTCCTCTTCTTCCCATTCCGGGGTCATGTTGCGGGCAACCTGGATCTGGTCGTTGCTTACGCCGGCGGGCACCATCGGCCACACCATGGAGTTGGGGCTCACCACGAAGTCGATGACGACAGGGCGGTCATTGATTTCGAGCGCCTTCTGGATGGTGGCGTCGATGTCCTCGTCGCGTTCGCAGCGGAACGAGGCGCAGCCGTAGGCCTCCCCCAGCTTGACGAAGTCCGGGATGCGGACGGTGTCGTGGCCGGTGTTGAGGTCGGTGTTGGAGTAGCGGCCCTCGTAGAAGAGGGTCTGCCACTGGCGCACCATTCCCAGCGAGGAGTTGTTGATGACGGCAACCTTGATGGGGATGTTGTTGATGGCGCAGGTAGCCAGTTCCTGGTTGGTCATCTGGAAGCAGCCGTCACCGTCGATGGCCCACACCACACGGTCCGGCTCCCCCACCTTGGCGCCCATGGCAGCCGGTACGGCGTAGCCCATGGTGCCGGCTCCGCCCGAGTTGAGCCAGGCGTGCGGACGCTCGTACTTGATGAACTGCGCGGCCCACATCTGGTGCTGGCCCACGCCCGCCACGTAGATGCCTTCCGGACCCGTCAGCGCACCGATGCGCTCGATGACTTTCTGCGGGGCGGTGAGTCCGTCGTCCGGCTCGGTCCAGCCCAGCGGGTAGGTTTCCTTCAGGTTGTTAAGGAATGCCCACCAGGTGGTGAGGTCCGGCGTGCCGGAGGCCTCGAACTGGGTACGGACGGCCTCAGTGAGCTCGGGGATGATTTCCTTGACGGATCCCACGATGGGAACATCGGCGGTCCGGTTCTTGGAGATCTCCGCGGGGTCGATGTCCGCGTGGATGACCTTGGCGTTGGGTGCGAACGTCTTCAGTACGCCGGTGACACGGTCATCGAAGCGGGCTCCCAGGGTGATCAGGAGGTCGGCCTGCTGCAGCGCGGTCACGGCTGACACAGTGCCGTGCATGCCGGGCATGCCCATATGCTGCGGATGGGAGTCCGGGAACGCGCCCTTTGCCATCAGCGTGGTGACGACCGGGGCGCCCGTGGCTTCGGCGAGGGCCAGCAGCTCGGCAGAGGCATGGGCCTTGACCACGCCGCCGCCCACGTAGAGCACGGGTTTGCGGGCTGCGGCAATCAGCTTGGCAGCCTCACGCACCTGCTTGTTGTGCCCGCGGGTGACGGGACGGTAGCCGGGCAGGTCCACGCGGGGCGGCCAGGAGAAGGTCATCTGGCCCACCTGGGCGTCCTTGGCCACGTCCACCAGCACCGGGCCCGGGCGGCCGGTGGAGGCCAGGTGGAACGCCTCGGCCATGACATGCGGGATGTCGTTGGGGTCGGTCACCAGGAAGGAGTGCTTGGTGATGGGCATGGTGATGCCCACGATGTCCGCTTCCTGGAAGGCGTCAGTGCCGATCACGCCGCTGGACACCTGGCCGGTGATGGCCACCAGCGGCACGGAGTCCATGTGGGCATCCATGATGGCCGTAACGAGGTTGGTGGCGCCGGGGCCTGAGGTGGCGATGCAGACGCCCACCCGCCCGGTCACCATGGCGTAGCCTTGCGCGGCGTGGCCGGCTCCCTGTTCGTGACGGACCAGGACGTGATTCATGCTGGAGGCCATCAAGGGGTCATAGGTGGGCAGGATTGCGCCACCGGGCAAACCGAAAATATCGTCGACGCCGAGTTCTTCGAGCGAGCGGACAATAGCTTGCGAGCCGGTCATCACCGTTGGGGGTACAACGTTGTTCGGCCCGAGGACAGGAGAGGCAGCAGCAAGGTCGGCGACGACGACGGCGGGTTCAGCCGTACGGTCGGCGCGTTCCGGAGCCTTGGGGGCTCCAGCGGACTTAGTAGCCATCAGCGAGGGGCTGATCGGCGATCCTTTGCTCATCGGACTCTTCCTTGTGGATCATCTGTGGTTCTTGGAAACTGCGGGAAATAAAAAAACCCCTCAGCCTGGCGGCTCTTCGAGGGGTTCGCGCGTGACGGTTCGTTACCGGGGCTAGTGTGCCACGCGCTTGGTAAGGACGACGACTGCTTCTGCAGCGGCGCAGCTGGTAACGAAAGTCATGCGTTCAGTTTTCCCTCTGGTGAACAGGGTGTCAACGAGGGTGACCCCAGTCTCACCATGTGGACGACGCTGTCCACCTTTTGATCCTATCCCGGCAAGCGGAAGACTCCTACCCCAGACGAGCGGCGCGGACGCCGCCCGTCCGGGGCCCCTCGGAGTCTCCTTATTAGGCCCTGCCGCCTCAAGCGGGCAACATTCCCGCCGG
This genomic interval from Arthrobacter sp. SLBN-100 contains the following:
- a CDS encoding ABC transporter ATP-binding protein, which codes for MTNPTNVQRSRRSGSGDVPLQTRANTIVKAADHETPLELSDITIRYGGGKSGAEAVSVVEGFDLTLHAGEMHCVAGRSGSGKTSILTVSAGLTLPTSGRVFWEGDSLESMGDDEIADRRRALIGYVDQGGALIDGMSALENVLLPAVPDGEVDQRRDMAKDLLDLVGLGRRMRHRPAQLSGGERQRVAIARALILGTRVLVVDEPTASLDRASANRIISILKDTTSDGIAVLVASHDHELVRLSDSLTELI
- a CDS encoding ABC transporter permease codes for the protein MNAVQRFIRSRVLLLTAAILIAAMCLSVVVQSQSQAALSRTVNENSRGLYDVLVQAKAPSGAMLQPEIANGTGGISFEQLDAIRKLSGTSVAAPISLVSRVTQNLEAPRLDAMDYLGYNAGLAGTATADQAAGATAPAQWPAAESVLSDQAKKYRLTASAVSSDGVSEQALFKSTAEGTLGKARLVEQQAAGGSSIRIAAPEGETGIKFPAPAGGSEHNLFNVSVSLPLAPEVTESVVAVDPAAERALLGSSGDFLAPLEKAPPADARNAGAVGRYLEGLFTNGIGLDQLAEGPDFLGVKLKYWAPLMTQYQQAKRTGQLTADSQAIPLVVRSGTSLDLKYNVKIEEIDDAGKVVKDVGTVSRSLGQDYLPFVSKDPFVLSWPGSTDHTSLLGATGNFNQGLYTPAQWSTDFAAAPQYTDGKTAANGAVDKAAVPGEWVTVNRLPEKSANGTPVDQTQREPVDERSYRENLATGEKKVSAPLAMVYGTFDPSAVAKAAGDVNRLPLGGYDPTPFSLVKDAEGKDVPAAELKPSLSATGLASQSAGAITDYYGLAAARGYTQNAAVIDAVRVRADAPGSWKEAQPEVEKLAAEIRDMGLEATIVAGSAREDASIFVPGYSKDDAGKESALGTVRQSWVRQNAADAVTGSLSGTNITLLFLTLCGAALLTGASTVSYIRKRRSEAGTLRAMGWTQRRIRSWVLEEFGVGAVLLAVAGLVLSLVSWSLATALVSVSVLVLYAAAAFFAAQQLRHRDVIDQEPQHDERLIPVDSPLTFANRQLGTNKFNTLSLAVAVGVFGAAVGGLIALLIDIPRAAGASALSGLAAASVALPSILLALSGVVVGLVLTLVTGRFELNAKRQYLGILEAMGWNPDMLRQVRLFENALVGTVALPLGVLGALGIGLLLAPYAALWAGVAGLVAVLCWIPIATKVVQ
- the serA gene encoding phosphoglycerate dehydrogenase, whose protein sequence is MSKPVVLLAEELSPATIEALGPDFEIRQTDGADRSQLLSAIGDVDAILVRSATQVDAEAIAAAKNLKVIARAGVGLDNVDIKAATQAGVMVVNAPTSNIVSAAELTVGHILSLARHIPQASAALKDGEWKRSKYTGIELFEKKIGIIGLGRIGALVAARLKGFDTKILAYDPYITSARAAQLGVQLVTLDELLAQSDFITIHMPKTPETVGMLGADAFKKMKSTAYVVNVARGGLVDEEALFAALQDGEIAGAGVDVFSKEPSTDLPFFKLDNVVVTPHLGASTDEAQEKAGVSVAKSVRLALAGELVPDAVNVAGGVIAPDVRPGIPLIEKLGRIFTALTHDSLTQFDVEVAGEISSLDVKVLELAALKGIFADVVTEQVSYVNAPVIAEQRGINVRLITTPETESYRNVLTLRGALSDGSQISVAGTLTGPKQVEKLVGINGFEVEIPISEHLVVVAYTDRPGVIGTIGHILGMNNINIAGMQVARHDQGGQVLALLTIDSSVPQQVLDAIKAGIGAEMVREVDLED
- the ilvC gene encoding ketol-acid reductoisomerase, whose amino-acid sequence is MTEMFYDDDADLSIIQGRKVAIVGYGSQGHAHALNLRDSGVEVVIALKDGSTSAAKAEDAGFTVKNVADAAEWADVIMILAPDQHQRSIYNDSIKDKLKPGKALAFAHGFNIRFGYIQAPEGVDVILVAPKAPGHTVRREFEAGRGIPDIIAVEQDASGSAWELAKSYAKAIGGTRAGVIKTTFTEETETDLFGEQAVLCGGVSQLVQYGFETLTEAGYQPQIAYFEVLHELKLIVDLMWEGGIAKQRWSVSDTAEYGDYVSGPRVITPAVKENMQAVLADIQSGAFAKRFIEDQDNGGVEFKELRAKAEQHPIEAVGRELRSLFSWQQQDVDYVEGSAAR
- the ilvN gene encoding acetolactate synthase small subunit — protein: MSRHTLSVLVEDKPGVLTRVASLFARRAFNINSLAVGPTEVPGISRMTVVVDADGDLIEQVTKQLNKLINVIKIVELTSESSVQRDHILVKVRADAATRLQVTQAADLFRASVVDVSTDSVVIEATGHPEKLTALLSVLEPFGIREIVQSGTLAVGRGSRSMSDRALRSA
- a CDS encoding acetolactate synthase large subunit; amino-acid sequence: MSKGSPISPSLMATKSAGAPKAPERADRTAEPAVVVADLAAASPVLGPNNVVPPTVMTGSQAIVRSLEELGVDDIFGLPGGAILPTYDPLMASSMNHVLVRHEQGAGHAAQGYAMVTGRVGVCIATSGPGATNLVTAIMDAHMDSVPLVAITGQVSSGVIGTDAFQEADIVGITMPITKHSFLVTDPNDIPHVMAEAFHLASTGRPGPVLVDVAKDAQVGQMTFSWPPRVDLPGYRPVTRGHNKQVREAAKLIAAARKPVLYVGGGVVKAHASAELLALAEATGAPVVTTLMAKGAFPDSHPQHMGMPGMHGTVSAVTALQQADLLITLGARFDDRVTGVLKTFAPNAKVIHADIDPAEISKNRTADVPIVGSVKEIIPELTEAVRTQFEASGTPDLTTWWAFLNNLKETYPLGWTEPDDGLTAPQKVIERIGALTGPEGIYVAGVGQHQMWAAQFIKYERPHAWLNSGGAGTMGYAVPAAMGAKVGEPDRVVWAIDGDGCFQMTNQELATCAINNIPIKVAVINNSSLGMVRQWQTLFYEGRYSNTDLNTGHDTVRIPDFVKLGEAYGCASFRCERDEDIDATIQKALEINDRPVVIDFVVSPNSMVWPMVPAGVSNDQIQVARNMTPEWEEED